From Hyla sarda isolate aHylSar1 chromosome 5, aHylSar1.hap1, whole genome shotgun sequence, a single genomic window includes:
- the LOC130272962 gene encoding E3 ubiquitin-protein ligase UHRF1-like, which produces MWIQVRTMDGRDTHRIDSLSKLTKVEELRERIQEVFGVQQDRQRLFYRGKQMEDGHTLFDYSVGLNDIVQLLVRQLPPAPVTPEDTDEAAMFEKEPEPEEPPAEPSVLGLYTVKELVDARDLHMGAWFEAEVVSVSRGSTGDDVIYHIRYEDYPEEGIVQLTGKDVRPRARTKLSWGELKAGLVVMLNYNPDEPTERGYWYDAEILRKKDGKVRKELYTKLLPGGTRDPINDCKILFVDEVFKIEKPSSTAIPPEPTAPEETPQKPKTGPQCRLCKDDPKTKCRMCACHVCGGKQDPEKQLLCDECDKAFHIYCLDPPLSALPDVDDWYCPDCRNDTSEVVLAGEKLKESKKKSKMASASSSSQRDWGKGMACVGRSRECTIVPPNHYGPIPGVPVGTMWKFRVQVSEAGVHRPHVAGIHGRSNDGSYSLVLAGGYEDDADDGTEFTYTGSGGRDLTGNKRTAEQSCDQKLSNMNRALALNCSAPLNDKEGAEAKDWRAGKPVRVVRNAKGRKHSEYAPEEGNRYDGIYKVVKYWHEKGKSGFKIWRYLLRRDDEEPAPWSKEGKERCKKLGLTMQYPEGYLESVANKEREKENIDSDELETPAKGKRKRKSVIEDDDDDEESAEGTPKKTKTELMYDLTLAQKELIEKDELNVKLWNEVLTHLNEGPRFINKVEETFLCICCQEVVYEPITTECLHNICKSCLDRSFKAAVYNCPACRHDLGKNYNMQVNKPLQSLLVQLFPGYERGR; this is translated from the coding sequence ATGTGGATCCAGGTGCGCACCATGGACGGCCGGGACACTCACCGCATTGACTCCCTGTCTAAGCTGACCAAGGTGGAGGAGCTGCGGGAGCGCATCCAGGAGGTGTTCGGGGTCCAGCAGGACCGGCAGCGGCTCTTCTACCGGGGGAAGCAGATGGAGGACGGGCACACGCTCTTCGATTACAGCGTCGGCCTCAATGACATCGTGCAGCTGCTGGTGCGCCAGCTCCCCCCGGCCCCGGTCACCCCGGAAGACACCGACGAGGCCGCCATGTTCGAGAAGGAGCCGGAGCCCGAGGAGCCGCCCGCAGAACCCTCCGTCCTCGGGCTGTACACGGTGAAGGAGCTGGTGGACGCCCGGGACCTGCACATGGGCGCCTGGTTCGAGGCGGAGGTGGTCAGCGTGAGCCGGGGGAGCACCGGCGATGACGTCATTTACCATATAAGGTATGAGGACTATCCTGAAGAGGGCATAGTGCAGCTGACCGGGAAGGACGTGAGACCCCGGGCCAGGACCAAGCTATCCTGGGGGGAGCTGAAGGCTGGACTGGTGGTCATGCTCAACTACAACCCGGATGAGCCCACAGAGCGGGGGTACTGGTACGACGCCGAGATCCTGCGCAAGAAAGACGGCAAGGTCAGGAAGGAGCTCTACACCAAACTGTTACCGGGGGGCACCAGAGACCCCATAAATGACTGCAAAATCCTGTTTGTCGATGAGGTGTTCAAAATCGAGAAGCCCAGTAGTACAGCGATCCCACCCGAACCCACGGCGCCTGAAGAAACACCCCAAAAGCCCAAGACCGGTCCACAATGCAGACTCTGCAAGGATGACCCCAAAACCAAGTGCCGCATGTGTGCCTGTCACGTCTGTGGGGGCAAACAGGACCCTGAGAAGCAGCTGCTGTGCGATGAATGTGACAAGGCTTTCCATATCTACTGTCTGGACCCACCACTATCCGCCCTGCCCGATGTCGACGACTGGTACTGCCCTGACTGTAGGAATGATACCAGCGAGGTGGTGCTGGCTGGCGAAAAGCTAAAGGAGAGTAAGAAGAAATCCAAGATGGCGTCTGCTAGTTCATCCTCTCAGAGAGACTGGGGTAAAGGCATGGCGTGTGTTGGGCGCTCCAGAGAATGCACAATTGTCCCGCCCAATCACTATGGGCCCATACCCGGTGTACCTGTTGGTACCATGTGGAAGTTCAGGGTGCAGGTCAGCGAGGCAGGGGTGCACAGGCCTCATGTGGCCGGCATCCATGGAAGAAGCAATGATGGCTCCTATTCTCTGGTCCTGGCAGGGGGCTATGAGGATGATGCTGATGACGGGACTGAGTTTACATACACAGGTAGCGGAGGTCGGGACCTTACGGGCAACAAGAGAACTGCCGAGCAATCATGTGACCAGAAACTCAGCAACATGAACCGGGCCCTGGCCCTTAACTGTAGCGCTCCCCTCAACGACAAGGAAGGAGCTGAGGCTAAAGACTGGAGAGCAGGTAAACCAGTGCGTGTGGTGCGCAATGCAAAAGGGCGCAAACACAGCGaatatgccccagaggaaggtaACCGTTACGATGGAATCTACAAGGTGGTGAAATACTGGCATGAGAAAGGCAAATCCGGGTTCAAGATCTGGCGCTATCTGCTGAGAAGAGATGACGAAGAGCCGGCACCGTGGAGCAAGGAAGGCAAAGAACGTTGTAAAAAGCTGGGTCTCACCATGCAGTACCCCGAGGGTTACTTAGAATCTGTCGCCAACAAAGAGCGAGAGAAAGAGAACATAGATTCGGATGAACTGGAGACTCCAGCCAAAGGCAAAagaaaaaggaaatctgtcattgaggatgatgatgacgatgaagaATCTGCAGAGGGAACACCTAAGAAAACTAAAACCGAGCTTATGTACGATCTGACCCTGGCGCAAAAAGAGCTGATCGAGAAAGACGAACTGAACGTCAAGCTGTGGAATGAGGTGCTGACGCATCTCAATGAAGGGCCGAGGTTTATCAACAAGGTGGAGGAGACCTTCCTGTGTATCTGCTGCCAGGAGGTGGTGTACGAGCCCATCACCACGGAGTGCCTCCACAACATCTGTAAGAGCTGCCTGGACCGCTCCTTCAAGGCTGCCGTCTACAACTGTCCGGCCTGCAGGCACGACCTGGGCAAGAACTACAACATGCAGGTGAACAAGCCGCTGCAGAGCCTCCTGGTCCAGCTCTTCCCTGGCTACGAGAGGGGGCGGTAA